Proteins co-encoded in one Lysobacter solisilvae genomic window:
- a CDS encoding EAL domain-containing protein has product MKIPSPLRVLLVEDSRADADLVLHSLARMGIPIEHRRVADEPQLRSALDSFLPHVILSDFTMPGFSGHHALALASELAPRVPFVFVSNTIGEDVAIEALRLGADDYVLKDNLRRLPPAVERALRSAEERRSRERMEGALRESEERFRSIVESSEDWIWEMDASRHVSYSNPAVQPILGFTPEQMLGRSCTSLLFEDGTGEAYQPGEAPWQGLRLRFRHADGGYRVLESTGGPRYGADGELLGFRGINRDITAYLAQESRIRHLARLHAVLSALGNAVLRAGTRQGVLDAACRVAVEQGGFLAACIREVDSQGHLMMVAGAGDAAALETTSTVGHATQREPDPALRGPSRRALDETRATIVSNVARDRVVPDWAREPLRESGIGAMAVLPIGRPAWGALGLYAAEPQTFGPEEAALFERLVDEIDFAVEFIAKSEQLAYLAYHNPVSGLPNRAAFQARLRARLRQGPTVFVLADIDLAAVNESRGRAFGDALLRQVGQRLYDRIGEAGLVAHLEAGAFAIAYPAAGPAEAEGERVERLLQDIHHEAFQIGGEEIRISLRAGHALAAGLADDPEVLEHNAAAALIEAKRRRQRVYAFNDELRGRAARRLRLEHELRAAVEAEEFELHYQPKFSAASQSLIGAEALLRWRHPTRGLVSPGEFMQVLEDSGLIVHAGRWAMAQALRTALAWRERHPGFRIAVNVSAQELRSTSFLDDCRALLQPHAMDQPLDVEITESVLVDDIEHSMHVLDALRDLGCRVSIDDFGTGYSSLNYLARLPSDEIKIDRSFIALITESPETLALVTNIIGLAHSLSLKVVAEGVEEHEQAKLLRLLRCDVLQGYLLGKPMSAEDFDRRLFLGQPLQAAEG; this is encoded by the coding sequence ATGAAGATCCCCTCGCCCCTTCGTGTATTGCTGGTGGAGGACTCGCGCGCCGACGCCGACCTGGTACTGCATTCGCTGGCCCGGATGGGCATTCCCATCGAACACCGGCGCGTCGCCGACGAGCCGCAGCTGCGCAGCGCGCTCGATTCGTTCCTGCCGCACGTGATCCTCAGCGACTTCACCATGCCCGGGTTCAGCGGCCACCATGCGCTGGCGCTGGCCAGCGAACTGGCGCCGCGGGTGCCCTTCGTCTTCGTCTCCAACACGATCGGCGAGGACGTCGCCATCGAGGCGCTGCGGCTGGGCGCCGACGACTACGTGCTCAAGGACAACCTGCGCCGGTTGCCGCCCGCGGTCGAGCGTGCGCTGCGCAGCGCCGAGGAACGACGTAGCCGGGAACGCATGGAAGGCGCGCTGCGCGAAAGCGAGGAGCGCTTCCGCAGCATCGTGGAATCGAGCGAGGACTGGATCTGGGAAATGGATGCCAGCCGCCACGTCAGCTACAGCAATCCCGCGGTGCAGCCGATCCTGGGCTTCACGCCCGAGCAGATGCTGGGCCGCAGCTGCACCTCGCTGCTGTTCGAGGACGGCACCGGCGAGGCGTACCAGCCAGGGGAGGCGCCCTGGCAGGGCCTGCGCCTGCGGTTCCGCCATGCCGACGGCGGCTACCGCGTGCTGGAAAGCACCGGCGGCCCGCGCTACGGCGCGGATGGCGAACTGCTGGGCTTCCGCGGCATCAATCGCGACATCACCGCCTACCTGGCGCAGGAAAGCCGGATCCGGCACCTGGCGCGGCTGCATGCGGTGCTCAGCGCGCTGGGTAACGCCGTGCTGCGGGCCGGCACCCGCCAGGGCGTGCTCGATGCCGCCTGCCGGGTGGCCGTGGAACAGGGCGGATTCCTGGCCGCATGCATCCGCGAGGTGGATTCGCAGGGCCACCTGATGATGGTCGCCGGCGCCGGCGATGCGGCCGCACTGGAAACGACCTCCACGGTCGGCCATGCCACCCAGCGCGAACCCGATCCGGCCTTGCGCGGCCCGTCGCGGCGCGCGCTGGACGAAACACGGGCCACGATCGTGTCGAACGTGGCGCGCGATCGCGTCGTGCCCGACTGGGCCCGGGAGCCGTTGCGCGAATCCGGCATCGGCGCGATGGCGGTGTTGCCGATCGGGCGCCCGGCATGGGGCGCGCTCGGGCTTTACGCGGCGGAGCCGCAGACCTTCGGTCCCGAGGAAGCCGCGCTGTTCGAGCGCCTGGTGGACGAGATCGACTTCGCGGTCGAATTCATCGCCAAGAGCGAGCAGCTGGCGTACCTGGCCTACCACAACCCCGTGAGCGGCCTGCCCAACCGCGCCGCGTTCCAGGCACGGCTGCGGGCGCGGCTGCGCCAGGGACCGACGGTGTTCGTGCTGGCCGACATCGACCTGGCGGCCGTCAACGAATCACGCGGCCGCGCATTCGGCGACGCACTGCTGCGGCAGGTCGGCCAGCGCCTGTACGACCGCATCGGCGAGGCGGGCCTGGTCGCGCACCTGGAGGCCGGCGCGTTCGCCATCGCCTACCCCGCCGCCGGTCCGGCCGAGGCCGAAGGCGAGCGCGTGGAACGCCTGCTGCAGGACATCCACCACGAGGCCTTCCAGATCGGCGGCGAGGAGATCCGCATTTCGCTGCGCGCCGGCCACGCACTGGCCGCGGGCCTGGCCGACGATCCCGAGGTGCTCGAGCACAACGCCGCCGCGGCGCTGATCGAAGCCAAGCGCCGGCGCCAGCGGGTGTACGCCTTCAACGACGAGTTGCGCGGCCGCGCGGCTCGCCGGCTGCGGCTGGAACACGAACTGCGGGCGGCGGTCGAGGCGGAGGAGTTCGAGCTGCACTACCAGCCCAAGTTCAGCGCCGCCAGCCAGTCGCTGATCGGTGCCGAGGCCCTGCTGCGCTGGCGGCACCCCACGCGCGGCCTGGTGTCGCCGGGCGAATTCATGCAGGTGCTGGAAGACAGCGGCCTGATCGTCCACGCCGGCCGCTGGGCGATGGCGCAGGCGCTGCGCACCGCCCTGGCGTGGCGCGAACGGCATCCCGGGTTCCGCATCGCGGTGAACGTCTCGGCCCAGGAGCTGCGCAGCACCAGCTTCCTCGACGACTGCCGCGCATTGCTGCAGCCGCATGCGATGGATCAACCGCTGGACGTGGAGATCACCGAGAGCGTGCTGGTCGACGACATCGAGCACAGCATGCATGTGCTCGATGCGCTGCGCGACCTGGGCTGCCGGGTGTCGATCGACGATTTCGGCACCGGCTACTCCTCGCTCAACTACCTGGCGCGGCTGCCGTCGGACGAGATCAAGATCGACCGCTCGTTCATCGCGCTGATCACCGAGAGCCCGGAGACGCTGGCGCTGGTGACCAACATCATCGGCCTGGCCCATTCGCTGTCGCTCAAGGTCGTGGCCGAGGGCGTGGAGGAGCACGAGCAGGCCAAGCTGCTGCGCCTGCTGCGCTGCGACGTGCTGCAGGGCTACCTGCTGGGCAAGCCGATGTCGGCCGAGGATTTCGACCGGCGGCTGTTCCTGGGACAGCCGCTGCAGGCGGCCGAGGGCTAG
- a CDS encoding TIGR00645 family protein — protein MSDVRPNARLNPLPALIFSSRWLQLPLYLGLIVAQAVYVFLFAKELWHLIHETPRLSEQDIMLIVLGLIDVVMISNLLMMVIVGGYETFVSRLRLEGHPDQPEWLSHVNASVLKVKLAMAIIGISSIHLLKSFIEVGMVDGVPLCGTVDGRAALDLLQAAVAAGKDSYKACTTVTSAGVMWQSIIHGLFILSAIGIAYTDKLMTGTSSRREKEAHH, from the coding sequence ATGTCCGACGTCCGCCCCAACGCCCGGCTCAACCCGCTGCCCGCGCTGATCTTCTCCTCGCGCTGGCTGCAGCTGCCGCTGTACCTAGGCCTGATCGTCGCGCAGGCGGTGTACGTGTTCCTGTTCGCCAAGGAACTGTGGCACCTGATCCACGAGACGCCCCGGCTCAGCGAGCAGGACATCATGCTGATCGTGCTGGGCCTGATCGACGTGGTGATGATCTCCAACCTGCTGATGATGGTGATCGTCGGCGGCTACGAAACCTTCGTCTCGCGCCTGCGCCTGGAAGGCCACCCCGACCAGCCCGAGTGGCTCAGCCACGTCAACGCCAGCGTGCTGAAGGTGAAGCTGGCGATGGCGATCATCGGCATCTCCTCGATCCACCTGCTCAAGAGCTTCATCGAGGTGGGCATGGTCGACGGAGTGCCGCTGTGCGGTACGGTGGACGGTCGCGCGGCCCTGGATCTGTTGCAAGCGGCTGTCGCGGCGGGCAAGGACTCGTACAAGGCGTGCACCACGGTCACCTCCGCCGGCGTGATGTGGCAGTCGATCATCCACGGCCTGTTCATCCTCTCGGCCATCGGCATCGCCTACACCGACAAGCTGATGACGGGCACCTCGAGCCGTCGCGAGAAGGAAGCGCACCACTGA
- a CDS encoding PAS domain S-box protein: MQDAVRIQRGRISQGLWSVGFGLTLFAVAALAVHGYRTARRAEAARTAAGLTARALQQAQQLEMLVMRMEADQRGFLVAGLPAMEVAREADFALALRATTQLRPLLTQSAQRARLARAEQLLRERHAQMRRTSTIAATQGLPAARDAFTIDGTGTSHRAAQAVADLRGQQQARLLAIDVDSAADEARFNQALTLGAIALALLLLHGAGTLWLQRRRSRGLRAALAHSDAMQHAVLDSAGTMVIATDTTGMITVFNRTASQTLGYSPGEVIGRHQPGLFHDPVEVQARAAQLSTELGRIVEPGFEAFVALARDGRTDTRHWTYVRRDGSSLRVQLAVSAVHGADGELVGFVGIANDITEQERAHDLLRQNEQHLRTIIDTASDAFIAIDTAGVIQDWNAQAERILGWSREEAVGQSLAELVVPAQFRQAHIRGLERYLRDGHGPVLNRRIEITALDRSGREFPIELTVWPLRTHARLSFNAFIHDITGRKAAQEAIRALNSELTEQAEQLSQTNRELESFSYSVSHDLRAPLRHMSGYAQILREEAGHQLDASAQRYIDEIAASARRMGALIDDLLAFSRLSRQALTLVAVDMNTVVRDAIADAGVAPNPLATIEVAPLPPVQADPVLLRQVWINLISNAVKYSAPQGARALVRIDGEVDGTHVRYRIRDNGVGFDPRYADKLFGVFQRLHAQDEFEGTGVGLAIVQRIVARHRGQVAASAQPGQGAQFTIELPTHEPQAQGRHVQVHSDHPPREAA; the protein is encoded by the coding sequence ATGCAGGATGCCGTGAGGATTCAACGGGGGCGCATCAGCCAGGGACTCTGGAGCGTCGGCTTTGGCCTGACGCTGTTCGCCGTGGCCGCTCTGGCGGTCCATGGCTACCGCACCGCGCGCCGCGCCGAGGCCGCGCGTACCGCCGCCGGCCTCACTGCACGCGCGCTCCAGCAGGCGCAGCAGCTGGAGATGCTGGTGATGCGGATGGAAGCCGACCAGCGCGGCTTCCTGGTGGCGGGGCTGCCCGCCATGGAAGTCGCACGCGAAGCCGATTTCGCCCTGGCGCTGCGGGCCACGACCCAGTTGCGCCCACTGCTGACGCAATCCGCGCAGCGCGCCAGGCTGGCGCGGGCCGAGCAACTGCTACGCGAACGTCACGCGCAGATGCGCCGCACTTCGACCATCGCGGCCACCCAGGGCCTGCCCGCGGCCCGCGACGCCTTCACCATCGACGGCACCGGTACCTCGCATCGCGCGGCACAGGCGGTGGCCGACCTGCGCGGGCAGCAGCAGGCCCGCCTGCTGGCCATCGACGTCGATTCGGCCGCCGACGAAGCCCGTTTCAACCAGGCGCTGACCCTGGGTGCGATCGCCCTGGCGCTGCTGCTGCTGCATGGCGCCGGCACGCTTTGGCTGCAACGCCGGCGAAGCCGCGGCCTGCGCGCGGCGCTGGCGCACTCGGATGCGATGCAGCATGCAGTACTCGACAGCGCCGGCACGATGGTGATCGCGACCGACACCACCGGCATGATCACCGTGTTCAACCGCACGGCCTCGCAGACCCTGGGCTACAGCCCGGGCGAGGTGATCGGCCGTCACCAGCCGGGCCTGTTCCATGACCCGGTGGAAGTGCAGGCCCGGGCCGCGCAGCTCAGCACCGAACTGGGCCGCATCGTCGAGCCGGGCTTCGAGGCCTTCGTCGCGCTCGCCCGCGACGGCCGCACGGACACCCGCCACTGGACCTACGTGCGGCGCGACGGCTCCAGCCTGCGCGTGCAGCTGGCGGTCAGCGCCGTGCACGGCGCCGACGGCGAACTGGTGGGTTTCGTCGGCATCGCCAACGACATCACCGAGCAGGAGCGCGCGCACGACCTGCTGCGCCAGAACGAGCAGCACCTGCGCACCATCATCGATACGGCCTCGGACGCCTTCATCGCCATCGACACGGCCGGCGTGATCCAGGACTGGAACGCGCAGGCCGAGCGCATCCTGGGCTGGAGCCGGGAGGAGGCCGTGGGCCAGAGCCTGGCCGAGCTGGTGGTGCCGGCGCAGTTCCGCCAGGCGCACATACGCGGGCTCGAACGCTACCTGCGCGACGGCCACGGCCCGGTGCTCAACCGCCGCATCGAGATCACCGCGCTGGACCGCAGCGGGCGCGAGTTCCCGATCGAACTGACGGTGTGGCCGCTGCGCACCCATGCCCGGCTGAGTTTCAACGCCTTCATCCACGACATCACCGGCCGCAAGGCCGCGCAGGAAGCGATCCGCGCGCTCAACAGCGAACTGACCGAGCAGGCCGAGCAGCTCAGCCAGACCAACCGCGAGCTGGAAAGCTTCAGCTACAGCGTCTCCCACGACCTGCGCGCCCCGCTGCGCCACATGAGCGGGTACGCGCAGATCCTGCGCGAGGAGGCCGGCCACCAGCTCGACGCCTCCGCCCAGCGCTACATCGACGAGATCGCGGCCAGCGCCCGCCGGATGGGCGCGCTGATCGACGACCTGCTCGCGTTCTCGCGCCTGAGCCGGCAGGCGCTGACCCTGGTGGCCGTCGACATGAACACCGTCGTGCGCGACGCCATCGCCGACGCCGGGGTCGCGCCCAATCCGCTGGCGACCATCGAGGTCGCGCCGCTGCCGCCGGTGCAGGCCGACCCGGTGCTGCTGCGGCAGGTGTGGATCAACCTGATCTCCAACGCGGTCAAGTACAGCGCCCCGCAGGGCGCCCGGGCACTGGTGCGGATCGACGGCGAGGTGGACGGCACGCACGTGCGCTACCGCATCCGCGACAACGGCGTCGGCTTCGACCCGCGCTACGCAGACAAGCTGTTCGGGGTGTTCCAGCGCCTGCATGCGCAGGACGAGTTCGAGGGGACGGGTGTCGGCCTGGCCATCGTGCAGCGCATCGTCGCGCGGCACCGGGGCCAGGTGGCCGCCAGTGCGCAGCCGGGCCAGGGCGCGCAGTTCACCATCGAACTGCCCACCCACGAACCGCAGGCGCAGGGCCGCCACGTCCAGGTCCACTCCGATCACCCGCCCAGGGAGGCTGCATGA
- a CDS encoding S9 family peptidase produces MSAHAQTPARKLTLQAIAGDAPLSGPSLEKPRIAPDGSRVSFLRGKATNKNRLDLWAYDVASGQTTLLVDSDVVLPGEEVLSDEEKARRERQRTAALSGIVEYQWAPDGRSLLFPLGGELYLYDLARSGKDAVRQLTHGEGFATDPKISPKGGFVSFVRARNLWVIDLASGEQIQLTSDASDVIANGVAEFVADEEMDRHTGYWWAPDDSAIAFARIDESPVPVQKRYEVYPDRTEVVEQRYPAAGDHNVRVTLATIAPAKGAQPTWIDLGKQTDIYLARVDWRDPQHLTFQRQSRNQRKLELVEANPATGAQRTLITETSRTWVPLHSNLRFLKDGRWLWSSERSGFEHLYIVDAKGKATALTSGDWPVDKLLAVDEAAGQVYFAAGKDSPLDVQVYRVPLAGGAIERLSRPDGKHDASFADNASIYVDSWSDPVTPPQLQLFRNDGTPVATLLANDLDDPAHPYAPYRAAHRPLEFGTLTAADGRTPLHYSLLKPADFDPAKRYPVVVFVYGGPAAQTVTRSWPGRGDHWFNQYLAQQGYVVFSLDNRGTPRRGAAFGGALYGKQGTVEVADQLEGVKWLKAQPWVADDRIGVHGWSNGGYMTLMLLAQASDQYACGVAGAPVTDWGLYDTHYTERYMNLPAENVAGYRAGRVLEHIDGLTSRLLLIHGMADDNVLFSNSTGLISALQKRAQPFELMTYPGAKHGLKGNDLLHRLLTSEDFLARCLKPGQ; encoded by the coding sequence ATGAGCGCACACGCCCAGACTCCCGCCCGCAAGCTCACCCTCCAGGCCATTGCCGGCGACGCGCCACTGTCGGGGCCAAGTCTGGAGAAGCCCCGCATCGCGCCCGACGGCAGCCGCGTCAGCTTCCTGCGCGGCAAGGCGACCAACAAGAACCGCCTCGACCTGTGGGCCTACGACGTCGCCAGCGGCCAGACGACGCTGCTGGTGGACAGCGACGTCGTCCTGCCCGGCGAGGAAGTGCTCAGCGACGAGGAGAAGGCACGCCGGGAACGCCAGCGCACGGCGGCACTGAGCGGCATCGTCGAATACCAGTGGGCGCCCGATGGCCGTTCGCTGCTGTTTCCGCTGGGCGGCGAACTGTACCTGTACGACCTGGCGCGCAGCGGCAAGGACGCGGTGCGCCAGCTCACCCATGGCGAAGGCTTCGCCACCGATCCGAAGATCTCGCCCAAGGGCGGGTTCGTCAGTTTCGTCCGCGCGCGCAACCTGTGGGTGATCGACCTGGCCAGCGGCGAGCAGATCCAGCTCACCTCCGATGCGAGCGACGTGATCGCCAACGGCGTGGCCGAGTTCGTCGCCGACGAGGAAATGGACCGCCACACCGGTTACTGGTGGGCACCGGACGATTCGGCCATCGCGTTCGCGCGCATCGACGAATCCCCGGTCCCGGTGCAGAAGCGCTATGAGGTCTATCCCGACCGCACCGAAGTGGTCGAACAGCGCTACCCGGCCGCGGGCGACCACAACGTACGGGTGACGCTGGCCACCATCGCGCCGGCCAAGGGCGCGCAGCCGACGTGGATCGACCTGGGCAAGCAGACCGACATCTACCTGGCCCGCGTCGACTGGCGCGACCCGCAGCACCTGACCTTCCAGCGCCAGTCGCGCAACCAGCGCAAGCTCGAGCTGGTCGAAGCCAACCCGGCCACCGGCGCCCAGCGCACGCTGATCACCGAAACCAGCAGGACGTGGGTGCCGCTGCACAGCAACCTTCGCTTCCTCAAGGACGGCCGCTGGCTGTGGAGCAGCGAGCGCAGCGGGTTCGAGCACCTGTACATCGTCGACGCGAAGGGCAAGGCGACGGCCCTGACCTCGGGCGACTGGCCGGTGGACAAGCTGCTGGCAGTGGACGAGGCCGCAGGCCAGGTCTACTTCGCCGCGGGCAAGGATTCCCCGCTGGACGTGCAGGTCTACCGCGTGCCCCTGGCCGGCGGCGCGATCGAACGCCTATCCAGGCCCGACGGCAAGCACGACGCCAGCTTCGCCGACAACGCCAGCATCTATGTCGACAGCTGGAGCGACCCGGTCACGCCGCCGCAGCTGCAGCTGTTCCGCAACGACGGCACGCCGGTCGCCACGCTGCTGGCCAATGACCTCGACGATCCGGCGCACCCGTACGCGCCCTATCGCGCCGCCCATCGTCCGCTGGAGTTCGGCACGCTCACCGCGGCCGACGGCCGCACGCCGCTGCACTACAGCCTGCTCAAGCCCGCCGACTTCGATCCGGCCAAGCGCTATCCGGTGGTGGTGTTCGTGTACGGCGGACCGGCTGCGCAGACGGTCACGCGCAGCTGGCCCGGCCGCGGCGACCACTGGTTCAACCAGTACCTGGCGCAGCAGGGTTACGTGGTGTTCTCGCTGGACAACCGCGGCACGCCGCGGCGCGGCGCCGCCTTCGGTGGCGCGCTGTACGGCAAGCAGGGCACGGTCGAAGTGGCCGACCAGCTGGAAGGCGTGAAGTGGCTCAAGGCGCAGCCGTGGGTCGCCGATGACCGCATCGGCGTGCACGGCTGGTCCAACGGCGGTTACATGACGCTGATGCTGCTGGCCCAGGCCTCAGACCAGTACGCCTGCGGCGTGGCAGGCGCGCCGGTCACCGACTGGGGCCTGTATGACACCCACTACACCGAGCGCTACATGAACCTGCCGGCGGAAAACGTCGCCGGCTACCGCGCCGGACGCGTGCTGGAACACATCGACGGCCTCACCTCGCGCCTGCTGCTGATCCACGGCATGGCCGACGACAACGTGCTGTTCTCCAACTCCACCGGGCTGATCAGCGCCCTGCAGAAGCGCGCGCAGCCCTTCGAGCTGATGACGTATCCGGGCGCCAAGCACGGGCTGAAGGGCAACGACCTGCTGCATCGCCTGCTCACCTCGGAGGATTTCCTGGCGCGCTGCCTGAAGCCGGGACAGTGA
- a CDS encoding M61 metallopeptidase family protein, whose amino-acid sequence MCWNFLRIGQDQRFMSQDPRSPLPLPTLSMSSPSMSVPSAAGNVRRRVRGAVGRGLAMLGLAAQLAAPAAWAMDDTREPAEAGDLRRLDVPGGALQVEVLGTTDPQRADDLHRWAAEAARATLTAYGRFPLRQARIRIEQSASHARSPVPWGQTSRRDGVAVLLYVREDATLQELREDWTAVHELAHLFHPYLGAQGRWLSEGLASYYQNVLRARAGLLDDEDAWRRLDAGFGRGRREDSGLPLRELSQDHRGTMRVYWAGAAYWLEADLALRRERGSTLEAVLSQYDRCCLRGTGEVAPETFVAELDRIAGGDLFASRFARYAEATTFPPLEEAYAALGLSTRDGELQLSADEGPRALRRAVMGRRPTTK is encoded by the coding sequence ATGTGCTGGAACTTCCTTCGCATCGGCCAGGACCAACGGTTCATGTCGCAGGATCCGCGCTCCCCGCTCCCGTTGCCCACCCTGTCGATGTCCTCGCCCTCGATGTCCGTGCCCTCGGCCGCCGGCAACGTGCGCCGACGCGTGCGGGGCGCCGTCGGGCGTGGCCTGGCCATGCTGGGCCTGGCCGCGCAGCTCGCGGCGCCGGCCGCATGGGCCATGGACGACACCCGCGAGCCGGCCGAAGCCGGCGACCTGCGCCGCCTCGACGTGCCCGGCGGCGCCCTGCAGGTCGAGGTGCTCGGCACGACGGATCCGCAGCGCGCGGATGACCTGCATCGCTGGGCCGCCGAGGCCGCGCGGGCGACGCTCACGGCCTATGGCCGCTTTCCGCTCCGACAGGCGCGCATCCGCATCGAGCAGTCGGCCAGCCACGCGCGCAGTCCCGTGCCGTGGGGCCAGACCTCCCGGCGCGACGGCGTGGCCGTGCTGCTGTACGTGCGCGAGGACGCCACCCTGCAGGAACTGCGCGAGGACTGGACCGCGGTGCACGAGCTGGCGCACCTGTTCCATCCCTACCTGGGCGCGCAGGGCCGCTGGCTGTCCGAAGGGCTGGCGAGCTACTACCAGAACGTGCTGCGCGCGCGGGCCGGCCTGCTGGATGATGAGGACGCGTGGCGTCGGCTCGACGCCGGCTTTGGTCGCGGGCGACGCGAAGACAGCGGCCTGCCGCTGCGGGAACTCAGCCAGGACCATCGCGGCACGATGCGGGTCTACTGGGCCGGCGCGGCGTACTGGCTGGAGGCCGACCTGGCGCTGCGGCGCGAACGCGGCAGCACGCTGGAAGCCGTCCTGTCGCAATACGACCGCTGCTGCCTGCGCGGCACCGGCGAGGTCGCGCCCGAAACGTTTGTGGCGGAACTCGACCGCATCGCCGGGGGCGACCTGTTTGCCTCGCGCTTTGCGCGCTACGCCGAAGCGACCACGTTCCCGCCGCTGGAGGAGGCCTACGCGGCGCTGGGCCTGTCGACACGGGACGGCGAACTGCAGCTGTCCGCGGACGAAGGCCCGCGCGCGCTGCGCCGGGCCGTGATGGGACGCCGCCCCACGACGAAGTGA
- a CDS encoding saccharopine dehydrogenase family protein, translated as MQWMIYGANGYTGRLIAAEAVRRGWTPMLAGRNEAALREMGEALGLRWRQFGLEHESGVREGLRDIGLVLHCAGPFSATSAPMLEGCLATGTHYLDITGEIDVFAHCHAQHGRAQQAGVVVMPGAGFDVVPSDCLAAQLFRDCPQATSLVIGFEAGGGFSPGTAKTSVEGLGQGGRVRVGGQMQRVPLAWKTRTFERDGVRRMAMTIPWGDVYTAWVSTGIPDIEVYTTAPPKAIARLRRLRMLGPLLRTQWVQRWLKGRVESSVSGPDENLRARTESYFWGEVRGGGRAQVRRMVTPNGYDLTVSASLGIVDAFLTQDPPPGGYYTPSQLMGADYVLELPGVRIDGPVDDSAATAAE; from the coding sequence ATGCAGTGGATGATCTATGGCGCCAACGGCTATACCGGCCGACTCATCGCGGCCGAGGCGGTGCGCCGCGGGTGGACGCCGATGCTGGCGGGCCGCAACGAGGCGGCGCTGCGCGAAATGGGCGAGGCCCTGGGCCTGCGCTGGCGCCAGTTCGGCCTGGAGCACGAGAGCGGCGTGCGCGAAGGCCTGCGCGACATCGGCCTGGTGCTGCACTGTGCGGGACCATTCTCGGCCACCAGTGCGCCGATGCTCGAAGGCTGCCTGGCCACCGGCACCCATTACCTGGACATCACCGGCGAGATCGACGTGTTCGCGCATTGCCATGCCCAGCATGGCCGCGCGCAGCAGGCCGGCGTGGTGGTGATGCCGGGCGCGGGCTTCGACGTCGTGCCCAGCGACTGCCTGGCCGCCCAGTTGTTCCGTGACTGCCCGCAGGCGACCTCGCTGGTGATCGGTTTCGAGGCGGGCGGCGGCTTCAGCCCCGGCACTGCCAAGACCAGCGTGGAAGGCCTGGGGCAGGGCGGGCGCGTGCGCGTGGGCGGCCAGATGCAGCGCGTGCCGCTGGCCTGGAAGACCCGCACCTTCGAACGCGACGGCGTGCGGCGCATGGCGATGACCATCCCCTGGGGCGATGTCTACACCGCGTGGGTCAGCACCGGCATCCCCGATATCGAGGTGTATACGACGGCGCCACCGAAGGCGATCGCGCGCCTGCGACGGCTGCGCATGCTGGGCCCGCTGCTGCGCACGCAGTGGGTGCAGCGATGGCTCAAGGGACGCGTCGAGAGCAGCGTCAGCGGGCCGGACGAAAACCTGCGTGCGCGGACGGAAAGCTACTTCTGGGGCGAGGTGCGCGGCGGCGGTCGCGCGCAGGTGCGGCGGATGGTGACGCCCAACGGCTATGACCTGACAGTGTCCGCGTCGCTGGGCATCGTCGACGCCTTCCTCACCCAGGACCCGCCACCGGGCGGCTACTACACGCCTTCGCAGCTGATGGGCGCCGATTACGTGCTGGAGCTGCCGGGCGTGCGAATCGACGGGCCGGTCGACGACAGCGCCGCCACCGCGGCGGAATGA
- a CDS encoding response regulator, giving the protein MNGYQQVEVLLVEDSAADAEMTLRTLKRRGIANSVEWVRDGAEALDWLHCRNQYAQRRNGHPKLVLLDLKMPRMDGLQLLEVMKADPDTRAIPVVMMTSSREEGDLLASYGLGVNSYVVKPVDFGDFAERISQVGMYWVIANQTPMRT; this is encoded by the coding sequence ATGAACGGCTACCAGCAGGTTGAAGTGCTCCTGGTGGAGGATTCCGCCGCCGACGCCGAGATGACGCTGCGCACGCTCAAGCGGCGCGGCATCGCCAACAGCGTGGAGTGGGTGCGCGATGGCGCGGAGGCGCTGGACTGGCTGCATTGCCGCAACCAGTACGCGCAGCGGCGCAACGGACACCCGAAGCTGGTCCTGCTGGACCTGAAGATGCCGCGCATGGACGGGCTGCAGTTGCTGGAGGTGATGAAGGCCGACCCCGACACCCGCGCCATCCCGGTGGTGATGATGACCTCCTCCCGGGAAGAGGGCGACCTGCTGGCCAGTTACGGCCTGGGCGTGAACAGCTACGTGGTCAAGCCGGTCGACTTCGGCGACTTCGCCGAACGCATCTCGCAGGTGGGGATGTACTGGGTGATCGCCAACCAGACCCCGATGCGGACATGA